A DNA window from Camelina sativa cultivar DH55 chromosome 13, Cs, whole genome shotgun sequence contains the following coding sequences:
- the LOC104738054 gene encoding uncharacterized protein LOC104738054, with protein sequence MGKNRATTHAFKMSITNTTIINRCPAISDDWYLDLKSFESITADEGLNDNILIDVLGQVVYIGAMITHDINGKICKRLEVVLRDTSDNWLSCTLWGRFADTMWAAFEQAEERMVTCLLRLAKINTFNGQRSISNAFDMSLLIINADYPVVQDFVSRLPKDEVRITVIQPKTVEPKTDKKVDYFNRFERKTISELLETSMEGKFKITAAIFNIDMDYGWYYFTCVKCDKTVMLVPKKENDPKTKIKKRLFRCKVCNENTTNVQPRYKLILSVMDHNAETKLMLFDNNAQLIVNQTVGEILAEPNDGEVMIDIPDEFLITDANDPIEVISREVYGDPKALKDEKDPKFYQERAILYTTNEDVGIINEYMLDQLEGEERIYLSSDSIDPSNLRSTTNPVLTPKFLNNIKVSRIPNHRIRLKVGCPIMLLRNIDARGGLMNGTRLQIKQMTEFVLEAIIITGDRVGDKVLILRILLTLSDTKLPFQMRRRQLPLAVAFAMTINKSQGQSLGNVGIYLSRPCFSHGQLYVAISRVTSKKGLKILIVDKDGKPQKRTMNVVFKEVFKNL encoded by the exons ATGGGAAAGAACAGGGCAACGACTCATGCATTCAAGATGTCCATAACAAACACCACAATCATTAACCGTTGTCCTGCTATATCCGACGATTGGTATTTGGATCTGAAAAGCTTTGAAAGCATAACTGCTGATGAAGGACTTAATGACAATATCTTAATTG ATGTTCTTGGTCAAGTCGTTTACATTGGTGCTATGATAACTCATGATATCAATGGGAAAATATGCAAGAGGCTGGAAGTTGTTCTCAGAGACACAAG TGACAATTGGTTGTCGTGTACTCTATGGGGAAGATTTGCTGATACCATGTGGGCAGCTTTTGAACAAGCTGAGGAAAGAATGGTTACTTGCTTGCTTCGTCTTGCGAAGATCAATACGTTCAATG GTCAGAGATCCATATCTAATGCATTTGATATGTCATTGCTAATCATCAATGCTGACTATCCTGTTGTGCAAGATTTCGTGTCCAG GTTGCCTAAAGATGAAGTAAGAATCACTgttattcaaccaaaaacagTTGAACCAAAAACTGATAAGAAAGTGGACTACTTTAATCGTTTCGAAAGGAAGACCATTTCTGAGCTACTTGAAACTTCAATG GAAGGGAAGTTTAAGATAACTGCTGCAATTTTCAATATCGACATGGATTATGGTTGGTATTACTTCACTTGTGTCAAGTGTGACAAAACTGTCATGTTGGTTCCCAAGAAAGAGAACGACCCTAAAACAAAGATCAAGAAACGCCTGTTTAGGTGTAAAGTGTGTAATGAGAACACAACTAATGTGCAGCCTAG GTACAAGTTGATTCTCTCTGTTATGGATCACAATGCTGAAACCAAGCTAATGTTGTTCGACAATAATGCTCAACTTATCGTGAATCAAACTGTGGGAGAGATCTTGGCAG AGCCTAATGATGGAGAAGTTATGATTGATATTCCTGATGAGTTTCTAATAACTGATGCTAATGATCCTATTGAAGTAATTAGCAGAGAGGTTTATGGGGATCCTAAAGCTTTAAAGGATGAAAAAGATCCAAAATTTTATCAAGAGAGGGCTATTTTGTATACAACCAATGAAGATGTAGGCATTATCAATGAATATATGCTCGACCAACTAGAAG GTGAAGAACGAATTTATCTCAGCTCAGATTCTATAGATCCATCCAATCTTCGCTCAACAACCAATCCTGTGTTGACCCCGAAGTTCTTAAACAATATTAAGGTTTCTAGAATTCCAAATCATAGAATCAGGTTGAAAGTAGGATGCCCTATTATGCTACTTAGAAACATAGATGCAAGAGGTGGCCTAATGAATGGTACGAGGTTACAGATTAAACAAATGACAGAGTTTGTATTGGAAGCTATTATTATCACAGGTGATAGAGTTGGAGATAAAGTCTTGATTCTGCGGATACTGCTAACACTGTCAGACACCAAGCTTCCTTTTCAGATGCGGAGAAGACAACTCCCATTAGCTGTTGCTTTTGCCATGACCATAAATAAAAGTCAGGGACAATCTCTCGGCAACGTTGGTATTTATTTATCCAGACCATGTTTCTCTCATGGGCAGTTGTATGTTGCTATCTCTAGAGTTACTTCTAAGAAAGGATTAAAGATCCTTATTGTTGACAAAGATGGGAAACCGCAGAAGAGGACAATGAATGTAGTATTCAAAGAAGTTTTCAAAAACCTGTAG
- the LOC104736032 gene encoding uncharacterized protein LOC104736032: MSSNIVVESCSVESEQGVKLHTRIFKPRNEQVASDDVDLVIVLVHPFSLLGGCQALLKGIASELASKGFKAVTFDTRGAGKSTGRATLTGFAEVKDVVAVCRWLCENVGAHRILLVGSSAGAPIAGSAVEQVEQVVGYVSLGYPFGLMASILFGRHHKAILSSPKPKLFVMGTQDGFTSVSQLKKKLGSAVGRTETHLIEGVSHFQMEGPEYDSQVTGIICNFISSL; the protein is encoded by the exons ATGTCGTCAAACATAGTAGTGGAATCGTGTAGTGTTGAATCGGAACAAGGGGTGAAGCTTCACACAAGAATCTTCAAACCCAGAAACGAACAAGTAGCCAGCGACGATGTGGATCTGGTAATAGTATTGGTCCACCCTTTCTCGCTTCTGGGTGGTTGTCAAGCTCTGCTCAAAGGCATAGCTTCTGAATTGGCGTCAAAGGGTTTCAAGGCTGTTACTTTCGATACAAGAGGTGCTGGCAAATCCACCGGAAGAGCTACTCTTACGGGCTTTGCTGAGGTCAAGGATGTGGTCGCTGTTTGTCGGTGGCTTTGTGAGAATGTTGGTGCTCATAGGATCCTTCTCGTGGGTTCTTCTGCTG GTGCACCAATCGCAGGATCAGCGGTGGAGCAAGTAGAGCAAGTGGTGGGATATGTGAGTTTGGGATACCCATTTGGCCTAATGGCCTCGATTCTGTTTGGGCGGCACCACAAGGCCATTCTCTCATCCCCCAAACCCAAACTCTTTGTTATGGGAACACAAGACGGGTTCACTAGCGTTAGCcagctaaagaagaagctagGATCTGCAGTGGGACGCACCGAAACACACCTCATTGAAGGCGTTAGCCATTTCCAGATGGAAGGACCTGAATATGATTCTCAAGTGACTGGTATCATATGTAATTTCATTTCATCCTTGTAA
- the LOC104736031 gene encoding outer envelope protein 80, chloroplastic, which yields MQSHHEEDVHFSSSSIRIHSPPFKEHTLLTNLQSCSKTLLSHLSNTRHSLNRVFESLKNRHDTPPRLTQTRPVRRSNSPTQMLSSVTQLMIGNSSPISLSLIQSSSTQLNWTDPGAENTEITRGLDSPLLCCASLSLTRPNESVEGKDTIQQQKGHSVSRNAEERVLISEVLVRTKDGEELERKDLEMEALAALKACRANSALTIREVQEDVHRIIESGYFCSCTPVAVDTRDGIRLMFQVEPNQEFRGLVCENANVLPSNFIQEAFGNGFGKVINIKRLEEAITSINGWYMERGLFGIVSDIDTLSGGVVRLQVAEAEVNNISIRFLDRKTGEPTKGKTSPETILRQLTTKKGQVYSMLQGKRDVDTVLAMGIMEDVSIIPQPAGDSGKVDLIMNCVERPSGGFSAGGGISSGITSGPLSGLIGSFAYSHRNLFGRNQKLNVSLERGQIDSIFRINYTDPWIEGDDKRTSRSIMVQNSRTPGNLVHGNQPDNSNLTIGRVTAGIEYSRPFRPKWSGTAGLIFQHAGARDEQGNPIIKDFYSSPLTASGKTHDDTLLAKLESIYTGSGDRGSTMFAFNMEQGLPVLPEWLCFNRVTGRARKGIHIGPARFLFSLSGGHVVGNFSPHEAFVIGGTNSVRGYEEGAVGSGRSYVVGSGEMSFPMRGPVEGVIFTDYGTDLASGNTVPGDPAGARLKPGSGYGYGLGVRVDSPLGPLRLEYAFNDQQAGRFHFGVGLRN from the exons ATGCAAAGCCATCACGAAGAAGATGTTcacttctcttcatcttctatcAGAATCCATTCTCCACCTTTCAAAGAACACACTTTACTCACCAATCTCCAATCCTGCTCCAAAACCTTACTCTCTCACCTCTCAAACACTCGTCACTCCCTGAACCGAGTCTTCGAATCGCTCAAGAATCGCCACGACACTCCTCCACGTCTCACCCAAACTCGACCGGTTCGTCGTTCCAATTCACCTACTCAGATGCTCAGTTCAGTCACTCAGCTTATGATTGGCAACTCTTCTCCAATCTCGTTGTCGCTGATCCAATCTTCTTCCACCCAATTGAATTGGACTGACCCAGGAGCTGAGAATACTGAGATAACCCGTGGGCTGGACTCGCCTCTGCTCTGCTGTGCCTCTCTGTCACTCACCAGACCTAACGAGTCAGTGGAAGGGAAGGATACGATACAGCAGCAGAAGGGTCACTCTGTGAGTAGAAACGCGGAGGAACGAGTTCTGATTAGTGAAGTGTTAGTAAGAACGAAGGATGGTGAGGAACTTGAGAGGAAGGATTTGGAGATGGAGGCATTGGCTGCTTTGAAAGCTTGTAGAGCTAATTCAGCGTTAACCATTCGTGAGGTACAAGAGGATGTACATAGGATTATAGAGAGTGGTTACTTTTGTTCTTGTACTCCTGTTGCTGTTGATACACGCGACGGTATACGACTGATGTTTCAG GTAGAACCAAACCAAGAATTTCGTGGGTTAGTCTGTGAAAACGCAAATGTTCTTCCTTCCAACTTCATACAAGAAGCTTTCGGCAATGGGTTTG GGAAAGTGATTAATATAAAGAGACTGGAGGAAGCTATTACATCTATCAATGGCTGGTACATGGAGCGTGGTCTTTTCGGAATT GTTTCAGATATTGATACGCTTTCTGGAGGTGTAGTAAGGCTTCAAGTTGCTGAAGCAGAGGTTAATAACATATCCATCCGATTCCTTGATCGTAAGAC TGGGGAACCAACTAAAGGGAAGACTAGCCCTGAGACAATACTACGGCAACTTACAACAAAGAAGGGACAg GTCTACAGCATGCTTCAAGGGAAGAGGGATGTAGACACTGTACTAGCCATGGGAATCATGGAAGATGTTAGTATTATACCTCAACCTGCAGGAG ATAGTGGGaaggttgatttgatcatgaACTGTGTCGAGCGTCCCAGTGGAGGCTTCTCTGCTGGTGGTGGGATATCTAGTGG cATCACAAGTGGCCCTCTATCAGGACTAATTGGAAG CTTTGCTTATTCCCACCGCAATCTGTTTGGAAGAAACCAGAAGCTTAACGTTTCTCTAGAGAGGGGTCAAATTGACTCTATATTTCGTATAAACTACACTGATCCATGGATTGAAGGAGATGACAAGAGGACATCCAGATCTATCATGGTTCAG AATTCAAGAACACCGGGGAATCTTGTTCATGGCAATCAACCAGACAATAGTAATCTCACAATTGGTCGGGTTACGGCAGGTATTGAATACAGTCGTCCATTCAGGCCAAAGTGGAGTGGTACTGCTGGACTTATATTTCAG CATGCTGGTGCTCGTGATGAACAAGGGAACCCTATCATTAAGGACTTCTACAGTAGCCCTCTAACCGCAAG TGGTAAGACCCATGATGATACCTTGCTAGCAAAACTTGAAAGCATTTATACTGGCTCAGGTGACCGAGGATCAACAATG TTTGCGTTTAACATGGAACAAGGGCTTCCTGTTTTGCCCGAATGGTTATGTTTCAATCGAGTGACTGGTCGTGCCAGGAAAGGCATACATATTGGACCAGCTCGTTTTCTTTTTAG TCTGTCTGGTGGACATGTGGTGGGAAACTTTTCACCTCATGAAGCATTCGTGATCGGTGGAACAAACAGCGTAAGAGGTTACGAAGAGGGAGCTGTAGGATCTGGTCGGTCATATGTAGTTGGTTCGGGGGAGATGTCTTTCCCAATG AGAGGACCGGTCGAAGGCGTTATTTTTACTGATTATGGTACTGATCTGGCATCAGGAAACACCGTCCCAG GTGATCCTGCGGGGGCAAGACTGAAGCCCGGAAGTGGTTATGGGTATGGTTTAGGGGTGCGTGTTGATTCTCCATTGGGGCCGCTACGCCTTGAATATGCCTTCAACGATCAACAGGCAGGAAGGTTTCACTTTGGGGTTGGTCTGCGgaactaa
- the LOC104736030 gene encoding ARF guanine-nucleotide exchange factor GNL2-like gives MERVAVKAKRKELGISCMLNTEVGAVLAVIRRPLAESYLSPQETDHCDSSVQHSLKSLRALIFNPQQEWRTIDPSVYLSPFLEVIQSDEIPASATAVALSSILKILKIEIFDEKTPGAKDALNSIVSGITSCRLEKTDLVSEDAVMMRILQVLIGIMKHPSSDLLEDQAVCTIVNTCFQVVQQSSGRGDLLQRNGRYAMHELIQIIFSRLPDFDVRGDEGGEDTESDTDEIDMSGGYGIRCCIDIFHFLCSLLNVVEVVENSEGTNVHTADEDVQIFALVLINSAIELSGDAIGQHPKLLRMVQDDLFHHLIHYGASSSPLVLSMISSCILNIYHFLRKFMRLQLEAFFSFVLLKVTALTGFLQLQEVALEGLINFCRQPAFIVEAYVNYDCDPMCRNIFEETGKVLCRHTFPTSGPLTSLQIQAFEGLVILIHNIAENMDKEEDEGDEENDQSNVIKPSPVEIHEYIPFWIEKPKEDFETWVDHIRVRKVQKRKLAIAANHFNRDEKKGLEYLNYNFLVSDPPDPMALASFFRFTPGLDKTMIGDYLGDPEEFHLSVLRRFTHTFEFTGMNLDTALRTFLGSFRLPGESQKIERMIEAFSERFYKQQSCDIFASKDTVHILCYSLIMLNTDQHNPQVRKKMTEDEFIRNNRAINAGNDLPREYLSELFQSIATNAFALSTHSGPVELNPNRWIELMNRTKTTQPFSMCQFDRRIGRDMFATIAGPSIAAVSAFFEHSDDDEVLHECVDAMISIARVAQYGLEDILDELIASFCKFTTLLNPYTTPEETLFAFSHDMKPRMATLAVFTLANNFGDSIRGGWRNIVDCLLKLRKLQLLPQSVIEFETTDDETLNNGGSEPDINNSLNQDTKFNRRQGSSLMGRFSHFLALDSVEESVALGMSEFEQNLKVIKQCRIGQIFSKSSMLPDVAVLNLGRSLIYAAAGKGQKFSTAIEEEETVKFCWDLIIAVALSNIHRFNMFWPSYHEYLLNVANFPLFSPIPFVEKGIPGLFKVCIKILASNLQDHLPEELIFRSLTLMWKIDKEIIETCYDSITEFVSNIITNYSGNLQTNIGWKTVLQLLSLCGRHPETKDQAVDALISLMSVNATHLSQSSYAYCIDCAFSFVALRNSSVEKNLRILDLMAESVTMLIKWYKTASSDTSNSYSPASNTSSSSSTEENSLRGVNFVHHLFLKISEAFRKTTLARREEIRNKAVTSLEKSFNMGHEDLGFTPSGCIYCIDHVIFPTIDDLHEKLLDYSRRENAEREMRSMEGTLKIAMKMLMNVYLVYLEQIVESAEFRTFWLGVLRRMDTCMKADLGEYGDNKLQEVVPELLTTMIGTMKEKEILLQKEEDDLWEITYIQIQWIAPSLKDKLFPDEEI, from the exons ATGGAAAGAGTTGCGGTGAAAGCAAAGCGAAAAGAGCTAGGCATATCATGCATGCTCAACACGGAGGTTGGTGCAGTTCTTGCAGTCATTCGTAGACCCCTTGCTGAAAGTTACCTTTCACCTCAAGAAACAGACCACTGTGATTCATCTGTCCAACACTCTTTAAAATCTCTTAGAGCCCTTATCTTTAATCCTCAGCAGGAATGGCGCACCATCGATCCTTCGGTTTATTTATCTCCTTTCCTTGAAGTTATTCAAAGCGATGAGATCCCGGCTAGTGCCACAGCCGTTGCCCTTTCGTCCATCTTAAAGATACTTAAAATCGAGATTTTCGATGAGAAAACACCTGGTGCTAAAGATGCTTTGAACTCAATTGTTTCGGGGATTACTAGTTGTCGTTTGGAGAAAACAGATTTGGTTTCCGAAGATGCTGTGATGATGAGGATTCTTCAAGTTTTAATAGGAATCATGAAGCATCCATCATCC GATTTATTAGAAGATCAAGCGGTTTGCACAATCGTCAATACATGTTTCCAAGTGGTACAACAATCTTCTGGGAGAGGAGATTTGTTGCAACGAAATGGAAGATACGCAATGCACGAGCTGATTCAGATCATCTTCTCTAGATTACCTGATTTTGATGTCCGGGGAGATGAAGGTGGTGAGGATACAGAATCTGATACTGATGAAATCGACATGAGTGGCGGATATGGAATCAGATGTTGCATCGACATTTTCCATTTCTTATGTTCTTTGCTCAATGTAGTTGAGGTTGTCGAGAACTCTGAAGGGACAAATGTTCACACTGCCGATGAAGATGTCCAGATTTTTGCTTTAGTTTTAATCAATAGCGCGATTGAATTAAGTGGTGATGCTATCGGGCAACATCCGAAGCTTCTTAGGATGGTTCAAGACGATCTGTTTCACCATTTGATCCATTATGGAGCTTCTTCAAGCCCTCTCGTGTTATCTATGATCTCTAGTTGTATACTCAATATCTATCACTTCCTTCGCAA GTTCATGAGGCTACAACTTGAAGCTTTCTTCTCCTTCGTGTTGTTGAAAGTTACAGCTCTCACAGGCTTCCTTCAGTTACAAGAAGTTGCTCTTGAAGGGCTAATCAACTTTTGTCGACAACCCGCTTTCATAGTTGAAGCTTATGTTAACTATGATTGTGATCCAATGTGTCGTAATATTTTCGAAGAGACCGGAAAAGTTCTATGCAGGCACACCTTCCCTACCTCTGGTCCTTTAACCTCTCTACAAATCCAAGCCTTTGAAGGTCTTGTGATCTTGATTCACAACATCGCTGAAAATatggataaagaagaagatgaaggtgaTGAAGAAAATGATCAATCCAATGTTATAAAGCCAAGCCCTGTTGAGATTCATGAGTACATACCATTTTGGATAGAAAAGCCAAAAGAAGATTTTGAGACATGGGTGGATCATATAAGAGTTAGGAAAGTGCAAAAGAGGAAGCTAGCTATCGCTGCAAATCATTTCAACAGAGATGAGAAAAAGGGTTTGGAGTATTTGAACTATAACTTCTTAGTCTCAGATCCTCCTGATCCAATGGCTCTAGCTTCATTTTTCAGATTTACACCGGGTTTGGATAAGACAATGATCGGAGATTACCTTGGAGATCCAGAAGAATTTCATCTTAGTGTTCTAAGACGCTTTACACATACATTTGAGTTCACGGGTATGAATCTTGATACCGCATTGAGGACATTTCTTGGGTCGTTTCGGCTACCGGGAGAGTCGCAAAAGATTGAACGTATGATTGAAGCTTTCTCTGAGAGATTCTACAAACAACAATCATGTGATATTTTTGCAAGCAAAGATACTGTTCATATTTTGTGTTACTCGCTTATAATGCTCAACACAGATCAACATAATCCTCAAGTTAGGAAGAAAATGACAGAAGATGAGTTTATACGCAATAACCGAGCGATTAACGCGGGAAATGACCTTCCAAGAGAATACCTCTCAGAGCTTTTTCAATCCATTGCAACCAACGCATTTGCTCTATCGACGCATTCAGGGCCGGTGGAACTGAATCCAAACAGATGGATTGAGCTAATGAACCGAACTAAGACTACACAACCCTTTAGCATGTGCCAGTTCGATCGAAGAATAGGAAGAGATATGTTTGCAACCATTGCAGGTCCATCAATAGCAGCTGTTTCTGCATTCTTTGAGCattcagatgatgatgaagtgcTTCATGAATGTGTTGATGCTATGATCTCTATAGCTAGAGTTGCTCAATATGGACTTGAAGACATTCTTGATGAGCTCATCGCTTCTTTTTGTAAATTCACAACGTTATTAAACCCTTACACTACACCAGAAGAAACTCTATTCGCATTTAGTCACGATATGAAACCAAGAATGGCTACTCTAGCGGTTTTCACACTCGCTAACAACTTCGGTGATTCTATCAGAGGAGGGTGGAGGAACATTGTGGACTGCCTCTTGAAACTCAGAAAGCTTCAACTTCTTCCACAGTCTGTCATTGAGTTTGAGACAACAGATGATGAGACCTTAAATAATGGTGGATCAGAACCTGACATAAACAATTCTTTGAACCAAGACACAAAGTTTAACAGAAGACAAGGTTCTAGTCTTATGGGTCGGTTCTCACACTTCTTGGCATTAGATAGTGTGGAAGAATCTGTGGCTCTTGGAATGAGCGAGTTTGAACAAAATCTTAAAGTCATCAAACAATGCAGAATTGGTCAAATATTTAGCAAGAGCTCGATGTTGCCAGATGTTGCGGTCTTGAATCTAGGCCGTTCTTTAATCTACGCAGCTGCTGGAAAGGGACAAAAGTTTAGTACAGCGATAGAGGAGGAAGAGACGGTCAAATTCTGTTGGGATTTGATCATAGCTGTTGCATTGTCTAACATCCACCGGTTCAACATGTTTTGGCCAAGTTACCATGAATATCTACTCAATGTCGCAAATTTCCCGCTCTTTTCACCCATTCCGTTTGTTGAAAAAGGGATTCCAGGTTTATTTAAGGTATGCATCAAGATTCTTGCTTCTAACCTTCAAGATCATCTACCAGAGGAGTtgatttttaggtcattaacgtTAATGTGGAAGATAGATAAAGAAATTATCGAAACATGTTACGATTCAATAACCGAGTTTGTTAGCAATATCATTACAAACTATTCTGGTAATCTGCAAACCAACATTGGGTGGAAAACTGTTTTACAACTACTTTCTTTATGTGGAAGACATCCAGAGACCAAAGACCAAGCCGTCGATGCTCTCATTAGTTTAATGTCGGTTAACGCGACGCATCTCTCACAGTCAAGTTACGCTTATTGCATCGATTGTGCCTTCAGTTTTGTTGCTCTAAGAAATAGTTCTGTTGAGAAGAACTTGAGAATATTGGATCTCATGGCAGAGTCAGTGACAATGCTGATAAAATGGTACAAAACAGCCTCTTCTGATACTTCAAATAGCTACAGTCCGGCGAGTAACACAAGCAGTTCATCATCTACGGAAGAAAACAGCTTGAGAGGGGTTAACTTTGTTCATCATCTTTTCCTAAAAATCTCTGAGGCTTTTCGAAAAACGACCCTTGCACGCCGAGAAGAGATAAGAAACAAAGCAGTGACGTCTCTTGAAAAAAGTTTCAACATGGGCCATGAAGATCTTGGATTTACGCCCTCGGGGTGTATATATTGCATCGACCATGTCATATTCCCAACAATTGATGACTTGCATGAGAAGCTTCTAGACTATTCAAGGCGGGAAAATGCGGAAAGAGAGATGAGAAGCATGGAAGGGACTTTGAAGATAGCGATGAAAATGCTCATGAACGTCTACTTGGTTTACTTGGAACAGATTGTAGAAAGTGCTGAGTTTAGAACCTTTTGGTTAGGAGTGTTGAGGAGAATGGATACGTGTATGAAGGCGGATTTGGGAGAGTATGGAGACAACAAACTTCAAGAAGTTGTGCCTGAACTCTTGACCACAATGATCGGTACcatgaaggagaaagagattCTACTgcagaaggaagaagatgacctATGGGAGATTACTTATATTCAAATCCAGTGGATTGCTCCATCACTCAAGGATAAGTTATTTCCCGATGAAGAGATTTAG
- the LOC104736033 gene encoding protein NRT1/ PTR FAMILY 7.1-like has product MLYYYCKERESATNLEVAEVVEVQDDQSVVSHTSNDSNLQKKMMKKEEKKKGGWTNAIILLANQGLATLAFFGVGVNLVLFLTRVMGQGNAEAANNVSKWTGTVYMFSLVGAFLSDSYWGRYLTCTIFQVIFVIGVGLLSFVSWFFLIKPRGCGDGNLVCNPTSSLGVAIFYLSVYLVAFGYGGHQPTLATFGADQLDDDQNSKAAFFSYFYFALNVGALFSNTILVYFEDKGLWTEGFLVSLGSAIVALVAFLAPTKQYRYVKPCGNPLPRVAQVFVATARKWSVVRPGSPQDLYEVEGPESAIKGSRKIFHSSKFVFLDRAAVITENDRNETRSNAWRLCSVTQVEEAKCVMKLLPIWLCTIIYSVIFTQMASLFVEQGDVMDAFIGKFHIPAASMSVFDIFSVFLSTGLYRHVIFPYVRPTELMRMGIGLIIGIMSMVAAGLTEIQRLKRIVPGQKESELSILWQIPQYVLVGASEVFMYVGQLEFFNGQAPDGLKNLGSSLCMASMALGNYVSSLMVNIVMAITKRGEHSPGWIPENLNEGHMDRFYFLIAALAAIDFRCFFIGRRLSLLLFRNSSAC; this is encoded by the exons atgttatattattattgcaAGGAGCGGGAGAGTGCAACAAATTTGGAAGTTGCTGAAGTGGTAGAGGTGCAAGATGATCAAAGTGTGGTGTCTCATACGTCCAACGATTCCAACCTTcagaaaaagatgatgaagaaagaggagaagaagaagggtggCTGGACAAACGCAATCATTTTGCTAG CAAATCAAGGGTTAGCGACTTTGGCCTTCTTTGGGGTCGGAGTGAACCTGGTGTTGTTCCTAACACGTGTTATGGGACAAGGTAATGCTGAGGCTGCGAACAACGTAAGCAAGTGGACGGGAACAGTTTACATGTTTTCTCTCGTGGGAGCGTTTCTTAGCGACTCTTATTGGGGTCGTTACTTGACTTGCACCATCTTCCAAGTCATCTTCGTTATCGGAGTTGGCCTCCTCTCCTTTGTGTCTTGGTTTTTCTTGATCAAACCTCGAGGTTGTGGCGATGGGAACCTTGTCTGTAACCCTACTTCTTCACTCGGAGTTGCTATCTTTTATTTATCTGTTTATCTCGTAGCCTTTGGATACGGCGGTCACCAGCCAACGCTGGCTACTTTTGGTGCAGACCAGCTTGATGATGATCAAAACTCCAAAGCTGCGTTTTTCAGCTACTTCTACTTTGCCCTCAACGTCGGAGCTCTCTTTTCAAACACGATCCTTGTGTATTTTGAGGACAAGGGGTTGTGGACTGAAGGCTTCTTGGTGTCACTAGGCTCTGCCATTGTCGCGTTGGTAGCCTTTCTGGCCCCAACGAAACAATATCGTTATGTCAAGCCATGTGGGAACCCGTTGCCTCGTGTGGCGCAAGTCTTCGTGGCCACTGCTCGAAAGTGGAGTGTTGTTCGTCCGGGAAGCCCCCAGGATTTGTATGAAGTCGAAGGTCCTGAATCCGCTATTAAAGGGAGTCGAAAGATATTTCACAGTTCCAAGTTTGTCTTCTTGGACAGAGCAGCAGTGATTACAGAGAATGATAG GAATGAGACAAGGAGCAACGCATGGAGGTTGTGCAGTGTAACTCAAGTAGAAGAGGCAAAATGTGTGATGAAGTTGCTTCCAATATGGCTATGCACTATAATCTACTCAGTGATCTTTACACAAATGGCGTCTTTGTTTGTGGAGCAAGGTGATGTGATGGATGCATTTATAGGGAAATTTCACATCCCTGCGGCGAGCATGTCGGTCTTCGACATATTCAGCGTCTTTCTATCAACGGGACTCTACCGCCACGTCATATTCCCATACGTGAGACCCACGGAGCTTATGAGGATGGGGATAGGGCTGATCATAGGGATAATGTCAATGGTGGCTGCAGGGTTAACAGAGATCCAACGGCTGAAACGAATAGTCCCGGGGCAAAAAGAGAGTGAGCTCTCCATTTTATGGCAAATCCCACAGTACGTGCTTGTGGGAGCGAGTGAGGTGTTCATGTACGTTGGACAGTTGGAGTTCTTTAACGGACAAGCTCCAGACGGGTTAAAGAACTTAGGAAGCTCGTTGTGTATGGCTTCGATGGCATTAGGTAACTACGTGAGCAGTTTGATGGTTAATATTGTTATGGCTATAACCAAGAGAGGTGAGCATAGCCCCGGATGGATACCGGAAAATCTAAACGAAGGTCATATGGATCGGTTCTATTTTCTGATTGCTGCATTGGCTGCCATCGATTTTAGATGTTTCTTTATTGGTAGAAGACTATCTTTGTTACTTTTTAGAAATTCAAGTGCTTGTTAG